From one Jatrophihabitans sp. genomic stretch:
- a CDS encoding beta-ketoacyl-[acyl-carrier-protein] synthase family protein, whose protein sequence is MPPQRRPFEVAITGLGLVTPAGIGIGPNWDRVSSGISCASRDDRLLGCPVDFSCRVPDFDPDTLIGGFASRQLARFVQLAIVAARQAAGDAGWNPRTWDGARVGVVLGNSLGGVQAFEASQLAMAEGGPRKVSPLMVPMYLANMVAGQVAIDLGARGPSQVTATACASGATAVGIARELLRRGDCDVVVAGGAEAALTPLAVTGLARMGALSGRTENPELASRPFDADRDGFVPAEGAGVLVLERLTDAQARGARVRAVVRGYGASTDAHHPTAPAPGGEGIEQALRAALADAGLSGSDVDHVNAHGTSTPLGDVIEGRMLRRVLGGRALVTSTKGVTGHPLAAAGAIEAAYTALAIEHRSVPPTANLARLDPELDIDVVHGTPRPAPIEVAVSTSMGFGGHNAALVLTAA, encoded by the coding sequence ATGCCGCCGCAACGGCGGCCGTTCGAGGTAGCCATCACCGGGTTGGGGCTGGTGACGCCGGCCGGCATCGGGATCGGGCCGAACTGGGACCGGGTGAGTTCGGGCATCTCCTGCGCCAGCCGGGATGACCGGCTGCTGGGCTGCCCGGTGGACTTCAGCTGCCGGGTGCCGGACTTCGACCCCGACACCCTGATCGGCGGCTTCGCCTCCCGGCAGCTGGCCCGGTTCGTCCAGCTGGCGATCGTGGCCGCCCGGCAGGCCGCCGGCGACGCGGGCTGGAACCCCCGGACCTGGGACGGCGCCCGGGTCGGCGTGGTGCTGGGCAACTCACTCGGTGGGGTGCAGGCTTTCGAGGCCAGCCAGCTCGCGATGGCCGAGGGCGGCCCGCGCAAAGTGTCGCCGCTGATGGTTCCGATGTACCTGGCCAACATGGTCGCCGGCCAGGTCGCGATCGACCTGGGGGCCAGGGGGCCCAGCCAGGTCACCGCGACCGCCTGCGCCTCCGGTGCGACGGCGGTGGGGATCGCGCGCGAGCTGCTCCGACGGGGGGACTGCGACGTGGTGGTCGCCGGTGGCGCGGAGGCGGCGCTGACGCCGCTGGCGGTGACCGGACTGGCCCGGATGGGCGCGCTGTCCGGACGAACCGAGAATCCGGAGCTGGCGTCGCGGCCCTTCGACGCCGACCGGGACGGCTTCGTGCCGGCCGAGGGGGCCGGCGTGCTGGTCCTGGAACGGCTGACCGACGCCCAGGCGCGCGGCGCCCGGGTCCGGGCGGTGGTGCGCGGCTACGGCGCCTCGACCGACGCCCACCACCCGACCGCGCCGGCGCCTGGCGGCGAAGGCATCGAGCAGGCGCTGCGGGCCGCGCTGGCCGACGCCGGGCTCAGCGGCTCGGACGTCGATCACGTCAACGCGCACGGCACCTCGACGCCGCTGGGCGATGTGATCGAAGGCCGGATGTTGCGCCGGGTGTTGGGTGGGCGCGCGCTGGTGACGTCCACCAAGGGTGTGACCGGCCATCCGCTGGCGGCGGCGGGCGCCATCGAGGCCGCCTACACCGCGTTGGCGATCGAGCACCGCAGCGTGCCGCCGACCGCCAACCTCGCCCGGCTGGACCCCGAACTCGACATCGACGTGGTGCACGGCACGCCCCGCCCGGCTCCGATCGAGGTCGCGGTGAGCACCTCGATGGGTTTCGGCGGCCACAACGCCGCGCTGGTGCTCACCGCCGCCTGA
- a CDS encoding phosphopantetheine-binding protein — protein sequence MSLQERITKILLDDFKVQQEHIGQDTAFGDLGFDSLVIVELALVLDTEFGVTLEDGELTDTMTVADAAQLLVAKGVLP from the coding sequence ATGTCTCTCCAAGAGCGGATCACGAAGATCCTGCTCGACGACTTCAAGGTCCAGCAGGAGCACATCGGCCAGGACACGGCTTTCGGTGATCTCGGCTTCGACTCGCTGGTGATCGTCGAGCTTGCCCTGGTGCTGGACACCGAGTTCGGCGTCACGCTCGAGGACGGCGAGCTGACCGACACGATGACCGTCGCCGACGCCGCCCAGTTGCTGGTGGCCAAGGGCGTGCTGCCCTGA
- a CDS encoding beta-ketoacyl-ACP synthase III, whose protein sequence is MTRAAVLTGVGAWVPPTVVRNDELMPWWDTDPEWIRTRTGIEQRHVVGAGQATSDLAVEAGRLALASAGASVADALVIATNTPDQLSPAIAPDVAARLGLGPVAAFDVGAVCTGFVYALATAAGLIAAETVDSVLVIGADAFSTVLDPTDLTTRAVFGDGAGAVLLRAGTAGERGALTGLNLGSDGTRRELIEIPGGGSRQRSLGLPVKEEDTYFRMQGRPVFAQAVHRMTQSVQLTADLAGWPVGEVDRWVLHQANARILAAIARNLRVPLDRFVSNIAQVGNTVAASVPLALAAGVGSGELRTGDRVVLAAFGGGLTWGSVGLVWPELPEGSGTEPTTWSDPSEGRE, encoded by the coding sequence GTGACCCGGGCCGCCGTTCTGACCGGGGTAGGCGCCTGGGTTCCGCCCACTGTGGTGCGCAACGACGAGCTGATGCCGTGGTGGGACACCGACCCGGAATGGATCCGCACCCGCACCGGGATCGAGCAGCGGCACGTGGTGGGCGCCGGCCAGGCCACCAGTGATCTGGCCGTCGAGGCGGGCCGCTTGGCGCTGGCCTCGGCGGGCGCCTCGGTGGCCGACGCCCTGGTCATCGCCACCAACACGCCCGATCAGCTGAGCCCGGCGATCGCGCCCGACGTGGCCGCCCGGCTGGGGCTGGGGCCGGTCGCCGCGTTCGATGTGGGAGCGGTCTGCACCGGCTTCGTATACGCGCTGGCGACCGCGGCCGGGTTGATCGCCGCCGAGACGGTCGACAGCGTCCTGGTGATCGGCGCGGACGCCTTCTCGACGGTGCTGGACCCGACCGACCTGACCACCCGGGCGGTGTTCGGCGACGGCGCCGGCGCGGTGCTGCTGCGAGCCGGCACGGCCGGTGAGAGGGGTGCCCTGACCGGGCTGAACCTGGGCAGTGACGGCACCCGCCGCGAGCTGATCGAGATTCCCGGCGGCGGCTCCCGGCAGCGGTCCCTGGGCTTGCCGGTGAAGGAGGAGGACACCTACTTCCGGATGCAGGGCCGGCCGGTGTTCGCCCAGGCCGTGCACCGGATGACGCAGTCGGTGCAGCTGACAGCAGACCTGGCCGGCTGGCCGGTGGGCGAGGTCGACCGGTGGGTGCTGCACCAGGCCAACGCCCGCATCCTCGCGGCCATCGCCCGAAACCTGCGGGTGCCGCTGGACCGGTTCGTCAGCAACATCGCGCAGGTCGGCAACACGGTGGCCGCCTCGGTTCCGCTGGCACTGGCGGCCGGAGTCGGGTCCGGCGAGCTCCGGACCGGCGACCGGGTGGTGCTGGCGGCCTTCGGCGGCGGCCTCACCTGGGGCTCGGTCGGCCTGGTCTGGCCCGAGCTGCCCGAGGGTTCCGGCACCGAGCCGACAACCTGGTCCGACCCCTCAGAAGGGCGAGAATAA
- a CDS encoding AfsA-related hotdog domain-containing protein, protein MRKATVMSRTPDDSAPPVAAGLSFTATVDRALLHRRNPAEAFLTGAVRTGPAGFTAAALLPAGHPHYAGHTGPSRRRDPMLLLECARQAETYAAHALFGVEPDAHFVLRNWSAEFPSTRAGASTAAAATTAPGPSELLIAAVTSNPRVVRDRVRGLDYRLELWTAGDLIGRVRMEVGYLSHPAYRVVRSREHPGALPSSDELTPAGGSPVAPARVGRLRPTDAVLLDVAAGDRTVSARLRVPVENTSLFDHAQDHIPAMVLVEAARQLAALATEHWGGAGPEHTEMTAMSSSFSAYAELTEPIELIATPLDGVRGAVEVRFRQAGAEIARAQLAMTEPESRTA, encoded by the coding sequence ATGAGAAAGGCAACCGTGATGTCGAGAACTCCGGACGACTCGGCGCCACCGGTCGCGGCCGGGCTGAGCTTCACGGCCACCGTGGACCGCGCGCTGCTGCATCGCCGCAACCCTGCCGAGGCCTTTCTGACCGGCGCGGTCCGAACCGGGCCGGCCGGCTTCACCGCGGCGGCTCTGCTGCCGGCCGGGCACCCGCACTACGCCGGGCACACCGGACCCAGCCGGCGTCGGGACCCGATGCTGCTGCTGGAATGCGCCCGGCAGGCCGAGACCTACGCCGCGCACGCCCTGTTCGGCGTCGAGCCGGACGCGCATTTCGTGCTGCGGAACTGGTCGGCCGAATTCCCTTCGACCCGGGCCGGCGCGAGCACGGCAGCCGCTGCGACGACGGCGCCGGGTCCGTCCGAGCTGCTGATCGCCGCGGTCACCAGCAACCCGCGGGTGGTCCGGGACCGGGTCCGGGGGCTGGACTACCGGCTGGAGCTCTGGACCGCCGGCGATCTGATCGGCCGGGTCCGGATGGAGGTCGGCTACCTCAGCCACCCGGCCTACCGCGTGGTCCGCTCGCGCGAGCATCCCGGCGCGCTGCCGTCCTCGGACGAGCTGACGCCGGCCGGTGGGAGCCCCGTCGCGCCCGCAAGGGTCGGCCGGCTCCGGCCCACCGACGCCGTGCTGCTCGACGTGGCGGCCGGCGACCGGACGGTCAGCGCCCGGCTGCGGGTCCCGGTGGAGAACACCAGCCTGTTCGACCACGCCCAGGACCACATTCCGGCGATGGTGCTGGTCGAGGCGGCTCGGCAACTGGCGGCGCTGGCTACCGAGCACTGGGGCGGCGCGGGTCCCGAGCACACCGAGATGACGGCGATGAGCTCGTCCTTCAGCGCCTACGCGGAGCTGACCGAGCCGATCGAGCTGATCGCCACACCGCTCGACGGTGTGCGGGGGGCGGTCGAGGTGCGCTTTCGGCAGGCCGGAGCCGAGATCGCCAGGGCGCAGTTGGCCATGACCGAGCCGGAAAGCAGGACCGCGTGA